From one Fibrobacter sp. UWP2 genomic stretch:
- a CDS encoding lysophospholipid acyltransferase family protein encodes MINGVKKRNPLVEWFMRLFVKLVIYAGRAYMYVCYRPKIVYSSDDVKSPRLKSPAIIIANHTSMLDPIMVLAIFFYNHSIVVAKDQVEDPHFSWALTRADCVIPCDRFSMDTEWALIAKRELEKGNSVIIFPEGKCRYDGLLNEFKTGFAFLARSTGVPVLSVGIDGIYKFGHRTKVVVGDLEKIERVKGVPSSKHLAERSEYFRQKVWTLKQQALGRDGVVLPPAGETPPEIVQEPANVPEAK; translated from the coding sequence ATGATTAATGGTGTTAAAAAAAGGAACCCGCTTGTTGAATGGTTCATGCGGCTGTTCGTCAAGTTGGTTATCTATGCGGGGCGTGCTTACATGTACGTGTGCTACCGCCCTAAAATCGTCTACAGTTCGGACGATGTAAAAAGCCCGCGTCTCAAGTCGCCCGCAATCATCATTGCGAACCATACGAGCATGCTTGACCCCATCATGGTGCTCGCCATTTTCTTTTACAACCATAGCATTGTGGTCGCCAAGGACCAGGTGGAGGACCCGCATTTTAGTTGGGCGCTGACTCGCGCTGATTGCGTGATTCCCTGCGACCGGTTTTCCATGGATACGGAATGGGCGCTTATTGCCAAGCGCGAACTGGAGAAGGGCAACTCGGTAATTATTTTCCCCGAGGGCAAGTGCCGCTACGACGGTCTGTTGAACGAGTTCAAGACTGGTTTTGCGTTTTTGGCCCGCAGTACGGGTGTCCCTGTGCTGAGCGTGGGTATCGATGGTATTTACAAGTTTGGCCACCGCACTAAAGTAGTCGTGGGCGACCTCGAAAAGATTGAACGTGTGAAGGGAGTGCCTTCCTCGAAGCACTTGGCCGAACGCAGCGAATATTTTCGCCAAAAGGTGTGGACGCTCAAACAACAGGCGCTTGGCCGTGATGGGGTAGTGCTCCCTCCCGCGGGCGAAACTCCTCCCGAGATTGTCCAAGAGCCAGCCAACGTACCGGAGGCCAAGTGA
- the gdhA gene encoding NADP-specific glutamate dehydrogenase: protein MAIKNAYLQKVYDKVVARDPDQALFHQAVREFLESLDPVLEQDKSWETNGVIDRLVEPERVITFRVPWLDDKGNVQVNRGYRVQFNSAIGPYKGGIRLRNEVTLSMLKFLGFEQIFKNSLTTLPMGGGKGGSDFDPKGKSDNEVMRFCQSFMTELCKHVGADTDVPAGDQGTGAREIGYMFGQYKRIRNEFVGVLTGKGLSYGGSLARTEATGYGLCYFTREMLKDLANDSFQGKTVVISGSGNVAQFACQKATQLGGKVVTMSDSNGYIYDPNGINLDVVLDLKNVKRARISEYAKLVPGSKYHEGSKGVWTVKCDIALPCATQNELDLDGAKALIANGVKAVAEGANMPSTPEAIEAFQKAGVLFGPAKAANAGGVATSGLEMSQNSERLSWTFEEVDKKLEGIMKSIYAAASSAAVKYGQKGNLVMGANIAGFLKVADAMKWQGAV from the coding sequence ATGGCAATCAAGAATGCTTACCTTCAGAAAGTCTATGACAAGGTCGTCGCCCGTGATCCGGACCAGGCCCTCTTCCATCAGGCTGTCCGTGAATTCCTCGAATCCCTCGACCCCGTCCTCGAACAGGACAAGTCCTGGGAAACCAACGGCGTTATCGACCGTCTCGTCGAACCGGAACGCGTGATTACCTTCCGCGTGCCTTGGCTCGATGACAAGGGTAACGTTCAGGTGAACCGTGGCTACCGCGTGCAGTTCAACTCCGCCATCGGCCCGTACAAGGGCGGTATCCGTCTCCGTAACGAAGTGACGCTCTCCATGCTCAAGTTCCTCGGCTTCGAACAGATCTTCAAGAACAGCCTCACCACGCTCCCGATGGGCGGCGGCAAGGGCGGTTCCGACTTCGATCCTAAGGGCAAGAGCGACAACGAAGTGATGCGTTTCTGCCAGTCCTTCATGACTGAACTCTGCAAGCACGTCGGTGCCGACACGGACGTTCCGGCTGGTGACCAGGGTACTGGCGCTCGCGAAATCGGTTACATGTTCGGTCAGTACAAGCGCATCCGCAACGAATTTGTGGGCGTTCTCACCGGTAAGGGCCTCTCCTACGGTGGTTCTCTCGCTCGTACCGAAGCTACCGGTTACGGCCTCTGCTACTTCACTCGCGAAATGCTCAAGGACCTCGCTAACGACTCCTTCCAGGGCAAGACCGTCGTGATTTCCGGTTCCGGCAACGTTGCCCAGTTTGCTTGCCAGAAGGCTACTCAGCTCGGTGGCAAGGTCGTGACCATGTCTGACTCCAACGGCTACATCTACGACCCGAACGGCATCAACCTCGACGTCGTTCTGGACCTCAAGAACGTGAAGCGCGCCCGCATCAGCGAATACGCCAAGCTCGTTCCGGGTTCTAAATACCACGAAGGTTCCAAGGGCGTTTGGACTGTCAAGTGCGACATCGCTCTCCCGTGCGCTACCCAGAACGAACTCGACCTCGACGGTGCCAAGGCCCTTATCGCTAACGGCGTGAAGGCTGTTGCTGAAGGTGCTAACATGCCTTCTACTCCGGAAGCTATCGAAGCCTTCCAGAAGGCCGGCGTCCTCTTTGGACCTGCCAAGGCTGCTAATGCTGGTGGCGTGGCTACCTCCGGTCTCGAAATGTCCCAGAACTCCGAACGTCTCTCCTGGACCTTCGAAGAAGTGGACAAGAAGCTCGAAGGCATCATGAAGAGCATCTACGCCGCTGCTTCCTCTGCCGCTGTCAAGTACGGCCAGAAGGGCAACCTCGTGATGGGTGCAAACATCGCCGGCTTCCTCAAGGTTGCCGATGCCATGAAGTGGCAGGGCGCAGTGTAA
- a CDS encoding acyl carrier protein — protein MNNEEIKTKLKEFFMSDLGVDGSMLNFDTPLFGEEIGLDSVDSLEIISFVDDAFGVSMTGVGKEHFQSIDTIAAYIKSNQG, from the coding sequence ATGAACAACGAAGAAATCAAAACAAAACTCAAGGAATTTTTCATGTCCGATCTGGGTGTTGACGGTTCTATGCTGAACTTTGACACGCCGCTTTTTGGCGAAGAAATCGGACTTGATTCCGTCGACTCCTTGGAAATCATTTCTTTTGTCGATGACGCCTTCGGTGTTTCCATGACCGGTGTTGGCAAGGAGCATTTCCAGAGCATCGATACCATTGCTGCCTATATCAAAAGCAACCAGGGTTAA
- a CDS encoding beta-ketoacyl-[acyl-carrier-protein] synthase family protein, which yields MTSNDCRCVVSGLGVICAVGNNVEETWKNALDSVSGIHKTTSLDTKDCYADLAAEVHCDTLDEVEGAQGKDRASKLCIKAALEAMHDAGLSDFSDDQRVSVIIGSCVGGVLSIENYHRHGKNPVDIPQMPIAAIASQVAESVHAGGIVTNVGNACAAGTISIALACDLIRAGKADVVIAGGADSFASVPYSGFLSLHALDENGCSPFNHCNGITLGEGAGVVIVESFEHAQKRGARTYCEVLGAGVTSDAHHITAPREDGVCLIEAMDRAVKNSGIKRSDIGYLNAHGTGTGKNDNAEINAFNQFFGEENPTLSVSSTKVMTGHCLGAAGAIEAVFSIKALTTNTVLPTLHYSEEDSAALKAKVGEMDYVQNKPKAKELNCVMSNNVAFGGTNASIVFSKQPGDVQSQVAKNKKIAVTGIGIVSPVGNSKQAYLEAVKNGAKPASGSITSAVTDVDYKELGIKMAFYRKLDNLGQLQTVSGMRALRDANFTVTEDNAKQIGIIVGTSEGGLGATYDFEELIAEGGNAKGSAFKFPHTVYNAAGGYLSILSGIKGYGVTITTGPNSGLDSIGYSMNVIHDGQEEAMMATGTDENIPIITELCQKLGVAASEPVAPYSGSEGFVVGDGSVSVILETEDYARARGAKVYCYAIGYGNGRKNVKFGKVAGSGEALDNAISSALNDAGVSIDEIDAVCGFANGLKVVDDIEKESYARVFGDKLKDLPLFQVKERVGEGRAASATLAASEAALMLSGELPQNDAYFVDGAAVTKKSVPTGGFKKILVTAFATGGSYSAVVLGK from the coding sequence ATGACTTCGAATGATTGCCGATGTGTGGTTTCGGGATTGGGTGTCATTTGCGCCGTTGGGAACAATGTAGAAGAGACTTGGAAAAACGCCCTGGATTCTGTTTCGGGCATCCATAAAACGACATCGCTCGACACCAAGGATTGCTATGCCGACTTGGCAGCCGAAGTCCATTGCGACACGCTGGACGAGGTCGAGGGCGCACAAGGCAAGGACCGCGCCTCCAAACTCTGCATCAAGGCCGCTCTCGAGGCTATGCATGATGCGGGTCTCTCGGATTTTTCTGACGACCAGCGCGTGAGTGTCATTATCGGAAGCTGTGTGGGTGGTGTCCTCAGTATTGAAAACTACCATCGTCACGGCAAAAATCCCGTCGATATCCCACAAATGCCCATTGCCGCCATCGCTTCGCAGGTGGCCGAGAGCGTTCATGCGGGCGGCATTGTGACCAACGTGGGCAACGCCTGCGCTGCGGGCACCATTTCGATTGCCTTGGCTTGCGACTTGATTCGTGCGGGCAAGGCCGACGTGGTCATCGCTGGCGGCGCGGATTCTTTTGCCTCGGTCCCGTATTCGGGTTTTCTTTCGCTCCATGCTCTCGACGAGAACGGGTGTTCTCCGTTTAACCACTGCAACGGCATTACGCTTGGCGAAGGTGCCGGCGTCGTGATTGTGGAATCCTTTGAACATGCGCAAAAGCGCGGCGCCCGCACCTATTGCGAGGTGCTTGGTGCAGGCGTCACGAGCGACGCCCACCACATTACGGCCCCGCGCGAAGACGGTGTCTGCCTCATCGAGGCCATGGATCGCGCCGTCAAGAACTCCGGCATCAAAAGGTCCGACATCGGCTACCTCAATGCCCACGGCACGGGTACCGGTAAAAACGACAATGCCGAGATCAACGCCTTCAACCAGTTCTTTGGCGAAGAGAACCCCACCTTGAGCGTGAGTTCGACCAAGGTGATGACGGGCCACTGCCTGGGTGCCGCCGGTGCGATCGAGGCCGTCTTTAGCATCAAGGCGCTCACGACCAACACGGTGCTCCCGACGCTCCATTACAGCGAGGAGGATTCCGCGGCCCTCAAGGCGAAGGTCGGCGAGATGGACTATGTGCAGAACAAGCCCAAGGCCAAGGAACTCAACTGCGTGATGAGCAACAACGTTGCCTTTGGCGGCACCAACGCGAGCATCGTGTTCTCCAAGCAGCCGGGCGACGTGCAGAGCCAGGTCGCGAAAAACAAAAAGATTGCCGTTACGGGCATCGGCATTGTGAGCCCGGTGGGCAACAGCAAGCAGGCCTATTTGGAAGCCGTGAAGAACGGTGCCAAGCCTGCCTCGGGTTCCATCACCTCGGCGGTGACCGACGTGGACTACAAGGAACTCGGTATCAAGATGGCGTTTTACCGCAAACTCGACAACTTGGGCCAGCTCCAGACGGTCTCGGGCATGCGTGCCCTCAGGGACGCGAACTTTACCGTCACCGAAGATAACGCCAAGCAGATCGGCATCATTGTGGGGACCAGCGAAGGCGGCCTCGGTGCCACGTACGATTTTGAGGAACTCATTGCCGAGGGCGGCAACGCCAAGGGCAGTGCGTTCAAGTTCCCGCACACCGTTTACAACGCCGCGGGGGGCTACCTTTCCATTTTGAGTGGCATCAAGGGTTACGGCGTGACCATCACGACTGGCCCGAACTCCGGCCTCGACAGCATCGGCTACTCCATGAACGTCATTCACGACGGGCAGGAGGAGGCGATGATGGCGACCGGCACCGACGAGAACATCCCCATCATTACCGAGCTCTGCCAAAAGCTGGGTGTCGCTGCAAGCGAGCCTGTGGCCCCGTACTCCGGTTCCGAGGGCTTTGTGGTGGGCGACGGCTCCGTGTCGGTTATCCTCGAGACCGAGGACTATGCCCGTGCCCGCGGCGCCAAGGTCTATTGCTATGCGATCGGCTACGGCAACGGCCGCAAGAATGTGAAGTTCGGTAAGGTCGCGGGTAGCGGCGAAGCACTCGACAACGCGATAAGCTCGGCCCTCAACGACGCTGGCGTTTCCATCGACGAGATTGACGCCGTGTGCGGTTTTGCCAACGGTCTCAAGGTCGTTGACGACATTGAAAAGGAATCTTACGCCCGCGTGTTTGGCGACAAGCTCAAGGACCTTCCGCTGTTCCAGGTGAAGGAACGCGTGGGCGAGGGGCGTGCCGCTTCGGCGACGCTCGCCGCTTCGGAGGCTGCCCTGATGCTCTCGGGCGAACTCCCGCAAAACGACGCGTACTTTGTGGACGGCGCTGCTGTGACCAAAAAGTCCGTTCCTACGGGAGGCTTCAAAAAGATTTTGGTGACGGCCTTTGCCACGGGCGGCTCCTACAGCGCCGTGGTCTTGGGCAAGTAA
- a CDS encoding YfiM family protein, with protein MKGSISKCFAAFALALVCLVQFTHAAPNDPLTWRDSAWDYRSEDPEDVGTQVSIPKVAGVASLTLIAYGAAYWLVFEKGWWEDEGSHFHFENDFDYAMNLDKFGHFASGVMMGESFYEGYRWAGLSEFQSYLFAGLSALSTHIAIDVKDGYSPDWGFSIFDVLSGTLGGFLPMAERYIPVFKYVDLKWSYWINTKAYYRQSHTKVFTDDYCNQTFWASFKLYRLLPAAARQYYPSWLAVAAGLSIDEKVFTGEPHPRREVYIALDYDFEAFRPQSRMARSIVKYLNYFKLPAPTVQVYPEVHWYWLYPIKF; from the coding sequence GTGAAAGGGTCAATCTCAAAATGCTTTGCTGCTTTTGCTCTTGCGCTGGTTTGCCTTGTGCAGTTCACGCATGCGGCACCCAACGATCCGCTGACCTGGCGCGATTCCGCATGGGACTACCGCAGTGAAGACCCGGAGGACGTTGGTACCCAGGTTTCTATCCCCAAGGTTGCCGGGGTGGCATCCCTCACGCTTATTGCCTACGGTGCCGCCTACTGGCTTGTGTTCGAAAAGGGCTGGTGGGAAGACGAGGGCAGCCATTTCCATTTTGAAAACGATTTCGACTACGCCATGAACCTCGACAAATTCGGGCATTTTGCCTCGGGCGTTATGATGGGTGAGAGTTTTTACGAGGGTTACCGCTGGGCTGGGCTTTCGGAGTTCCAGTCGTACCTTTTTGCGGGCCTCTCCGCATTGTCGACCCATATTGCCATCGACGTGAAGGACGGCTATTCGCCGGACTGGGGCTTTAGCATCTTTGACGTGCTCAGCGGGACCTTGGGCGGGTTCCTCCCTATGGCCGAACGCTACATTCCGGTGTTCAAGTATGTGGACCTCAAGTGGAGCTACTGGATCAATACCAAGGCCTATTACCGTCAAAGCCATACCAAGGTGTTTACCGACGACTACTGTAACCAGACTTTCTGGGCTTCGTTCAAGCTCTACCGTTTACTTCCCGCCGCCGCCCGCCAGTATTACCCGAGCTGGCTTGCCGTTGCCGCGGGCCTGAGTATTGACGAGAAGGTGTTTACCGGCGAACCACACCCGCGTCGCGAGGTCTACATCGCCCTGGACTACGACTTCGAGGCGTTCCGCCCGCAAAGCCGCATGGCGCGCTCCATTGTGAAGTACCTCAACTACTTCAAGTTGCCGGCACCGACGGTCCAGGTTTATCCGGAAGTCCATTGGTACTGGTTGTACCCCATCAAGTTCTAG
- a CDS encoding patatin family protein, producing the protein MKIGLALEGGSRQTMFSAGVLDTWLDEGINFNYVAGVSAGAHAAINFITRQQGRLRFIVMPTRLQEGKKWASKYIGIQKEFHALNYLSADGKMPLDFDAFSGSKVECEIGLTCCETGRAEFKSEKKSKKRLLDLVSASCALPMIFPMVPLDGKHYADGCITVPIPFERAFEKGCDKVVAVSTHYPGEHVTDFRKYRAILNPMYKRKYPDLFRALMVRLKRYDKMFLQMEELEKKGRLFLMRPLIDLCDQFDTDLEKMNESYEHGVEMATRRMDDLKAFLEI; encoded by the coding sequence GTGAAGATAGGCCTTGCCCTAGAAGGCGGTTCCCGCCAGACCATGTTCAGCGCGGGTGTCTTGGACACCTGGCTCGACGAGGGAATTAATTTTAACTACGTGGCGGGCGTCTCCGCCGGTGCGCACGCGGCCATCAACTTCATTACGCGGCAGCAGGGCCGTCTGCGGTTCATTGTGATGCCTACCCGCCTGCAGGAGGGCAAGAAGTGGGCGAGCAAGTACATCGGCATCCAGAAGGAATTCCATGCGCTCAACTATTTGTCGGCTGACGGCAAGATGCCCCTTGACTTTGATGCCTTTAGTGGTTCCAAGGTGGAGTGCGAAATCGGCCTCACTTGCTGCGAGACGGGCCGTGCGGAGTTCAAGTCCGAAAAAAAAAGCAAAAAGCGCCTGTTGGATTTGGTCAGCGCGAGTTGCGCCCTCCCGATGATTTTCCCGATGGTGCCGCTTGACGGCAAGCATTATGCGGACGGCTGCATTACCGTACCCATTCCGTTTGAACGCGCGTTTGAGAAGGGGTGTGACAAGGTGGTGGCGGTCTCGACGCACTATCCGGGCGAACACGTGACCGATTTCCGCAAGTACCGCGCCATCCTCAACCCGATGTACAAGCGCAAGTATCCGGACCTTTTCCGTGCGCTCATGGTGCGCCTCAAGCGATACGACAAGATGTTCCTCCAGATGGAAGAGCTCGAGAAGAAGGGCCGTCTTTTTTTAATGCGCCCCCTGATCGACCTTTGCGACCAGTTCGACACGGACCTCGAAAAGATGAATGAATCCTACGAGCATGGCGTGGAAATGGCGACACGCCGCATGGACGATCTCAAGGCTTTCCTTGAAATTTAG
- a CDS encoding acyl-CoA carboxylase subunit beta yields MWDKSYLEKLNQYKALSEAGGGEARVEKQHSQGKLTARERLEFLFDKGTFREIGALRVSTSLDLPEKKRIFGDGVVTGYGKINGKTVYAASQDFTVSGGSLGSAHAKKICQVMDLALESMAPFVCINDGGGARIEEGVESLDGYSGIFTRNTLASGIIPQISVILGPCAGGACYSPSITDFIFMTEKTSQMFITGPGVVKAVTAETVSPEDLGGASVHSTKSGVAHFTYKDDKSCLEGVRKLLKYLPQNNKEKPSEVDTKAVDKSKEIENIIPDNFKKSYDVRDVIACFADKESFLEIQPNHAKNVVIGFLRLDGEVLGVVANQPNYLAGSLDVDASNKASRFVRFCDCFNIPILTLEDVPGYMPGTKQEHNGIIRHGAKLLFAYAEATVPKVTLILRKAYGGAYIAMNSKNLGADYVFALPIAQLAVMGAEGAVDILHRKEIAAAANPQETRQKLIAEYEDKYLNPYIAAKNGYIDEVIAPEHVRDRLTTAFDYLKDKKKARLWKKHGNIPL; encoded by the coding sequence ATGTGGGATAAATCGTATCTTGAAAAACTGAACCAGTACAAGGCTTTGTCCGAAGCTGGCGGCGGCGAAGCCCGTGTTGAAAAGCAGCACTCCCAAGGCAAACTCACTGCCCGCGAACGCCTTGAGTTTTTGTTCGATAAGGGCACATTCCGCGAAATTGGCGCCCTTCGTGTTTCGACCAGCCTTGACCTGCCCGAAAAAAAGAGAATCTTTGGTGACGGCGTCGTTACCGGTTACGGCAAAATCAATGGCAAAACAGTTTACGCCGCATCGCAGGACTTTACCGTGAGCGGCGGCTCCCTCGGCAGCGCCCACGCCAAAAAGATTTGCCAGGTGATGGACCTCGCCCTTGAATCGATGGCCCCGTTCGTGTGCATCAACGACGGTGGTGGCGCCCGTATTGAAGAGGGCGTCGAGAGTCTGGACGGCTACAGCGGCATCTTTACCCGCAACACGCTTGCGAGCGGTATTATCCCGCAGATTTCCGTCATTCTCGGACCATGCGCCGGCGGTGCCTGCTACTCCCCCTCCATCACCGACTTCATTTTCATGACCGAAAAAACGAGCCAGATGTTTATCACCGGCCCGGGCGTTGTGAAGGCAGTGACGGCAGAGACCGTTTCTCCCGAGGACCTTGGCGGAGCCAGCGTTCACTCGACCAAGTCGGGCGTTGCGCACTTCACCTACAAAGACGACAAATCCTGCCTCGAAGGCGTACGCAAGCTGCTCAAGTATCTGCCGCAAAACAACAAGGAAAAGCCCAGCGAAGTCGACACCAAGGCCGTGGACAAGTCTAAGGAAATCGAGAACATCATTCCGGACAACTTCAAAAAGAGCTATGACGTTCGCGACGTAATCGCCTGCTTTGCCGACAAGGAAAGCTTCCTCGAAATCCAGCCGAACCACGCCAAAAACGTGGTCATCGGGTTCCTCCGCCTGGACGGCGAAGTTTTGGGTGTAGTGGCGAACCAGCCGAACTACCTCGCCGGTTCCCTCGATGTGGACGCGAGCAACAAGGCCAGCCGCTTTGTGCGATTCTGCGACTGCTTCAACATCCCCATTTTGACGCTCGAAGACGTGCCCGGTTACATGCCCGGCACCAAGCAGGAACACAACGGCATCATTCGCCATGGCGCAAAGCTCCTGTTCGCCTACGCCGAAGCGACCGTGCCCAAGGTCACGCTCATTTTGCGCAAGGCCTACGGCGGCGCCTACATTGCCATGAACAGCAAGAACTTGGGCGCCGATTACGTATTCGCCCTCCCGATTGCACAACTTGCCGTGATGGGTGCCGAGGGTGCAGTTGATATCCTCCACAGGAAGGAAATCGCCGCTGCCGCGAACCCGCAAGAAACGCGCCAGAAGCTGATCGCCGAATACGAAGACAAGTACCTGAACCCCTACATTGCAGCAAAGAACGGGTATATAGACGAAGTGATCGCCCCTGAACACGTGCGTGACCGCCTGACGACCGCCTTTGACTATCTCAAGGATAAGAAGAAGGCCCGTTTGTGGAAGAAGCACGGCAATATACCGTTATAA
- a CDS encoding inositol monophosphatase family protein: MSTVSVQEIQKYLSVAESLARRAGDLCLELQKNLGDVKYKSVKDVVTIADVSSEKLIVEGIRSAFPTHSIRTEEAGVIAGSDSRFQWIIDPVDGTVNFSRGIPLWGISIALHFEGKPLVAAVNLPKLGELYTAGRGLGSKMNGNPIHVSAESNPTHAIVSNGDFNVGEVAKINACNSHNFAREAEVFERVKCLGSAVIEGCFTACGRLDCFVMTMSYPWDIAAISLLVEEAGGRSSHINGTPMRFVDGEQVVFSNGLLHDILVKTVSFS; the protein is encoded by the coding sequence ATGTCTACCGTCTCGGTTCAAGAAATCCAAAAGTATTTAAGTGTCGCGGAATCGCTGGCCCGTAGGGCGGGCGACCTTTGCCTTGAACTTCAAAAGAACCTGGGCGATGTCAAGTACAAGTCCGTGAAGGATGTGGTGACCATCGCCGACGTGAGCAGCGAAAAGCTGATTGTCGAGGGAATACGCTCGGCATTCCCGACGCACTCCATCCGTACTGAGGAAGCCGGCGTGATTGCTGGTTCCGATTCGCGGTTCCAGTGGATTATTGACCCGGTCGACGGGACTGTGAATTTTAGCCGCGGGATTCCGCTGTGGGGCATTTCCATAGCCCTCCATTTTGAAGGCAAGCCGCTGGTGGCCGCGGTAAACCTGCCCAAGCTGGGCGAACTCTATACCGCGGGGCGTGGGCTGGGTTCCAAGATGAACGGGAATCCCATCCATGTGAGCGCCGAATCCAATCCGACGCACGCCATTGTGAGCAACGGCGACTTCAATGTGGGGGAGGTGGCCAAAATCAACGCCTGCAATTCCCACAATTTTGCCCGCGAAGCCGAAGTCTTCGAACGGGTCAAGTGCCTCGGGTCGGCTGTGATCGAGGGCTGCTTTACTGCCTGCGGTCGCCTGGATTGCTTTGTGATGACCATGAGTTACCCCTGGGACATTGCCGCCATTTCCCTCCTGGTTGAGGAGGCGGGGGGGCGTTCCTCCCACATTAACGGGACGCCCATGCGGTTTGTGGATGGGGAGCAGGTGGTCTTCAGTAATGGCCTTTTGCACGATATTTTGGTAAAAACGGTCAGTTTTTCTTGA
- the fabD gene encoding ACP S-malonyltransferase, whose protein sequence is MNSYVFPGQGSQFPGMGKDLFEQNAEVKAMFLKANDILGFNITDVMFNGSEDDLKQTKVTQPAVFLLSVAMAKAMGNDFKPDMVAGHSLGEFSAVTAAGAISFEAGLSLVAKRAAAMQKACESTQGTMAAVLGGSDELVEEACKQANEIAVVVPANYNSPGQVVISGEKPAIDKVAEILKDKVKGVLPLKVGGAFHSPLMESARAELAQAIEATEFHKPNCPVYQNVDAKPHTDPAEIKANLLTQLTSPVRWTQSVQNMIKDGATEFKELGPGQVLTKLIKRIQK, encoded by the coding sequence ATGAATTCTTACGTATTTCCTGGACAAGGTTCCCAATTCCCCGGCATGGGGAAAGATTTGTTTGAACAGAATGCCGAAGTAAAGGCGATGTTCTTAAAAGCCAACGACATTCTCGGTTTCAATATTACCGACGTCATGTTCAACGGGTCCGAAGATGACCTGAAACAGACCAAGGTGACGCAGCCCGCCGTTTTCTTGCTCTCGGTCGCCATGGCAAAGGCCATGGGAAACGATTTCAAGCCCGACATGGTCGCAGGGCATTCCCTAGGCGAGTTCTCCGCCGTGACAGCAGCCGGCGCCATCAGCTTTGAAGCCGGTCTCTCCCTGGTGGCAAAGCGTGCCGCCGCCATGCAAAAGGCGTGCGAATCCACGCAGGGCACCATGGCCGCCGTATTGGGCGGTAGCGACGAACTGGTCGAAGAAGCCTGCAAGCAGGCGAACGAGATCGCCGTCGTTGTGCCGGCCAACTACAACAGCCCGGGCCAGGTCGTGATTTCGGGCGAAAAGCCTGCTATAGACAAAGTTGCTGAAATTTTGAAGGACAAAGTAAAGGGCGTTTTGCCGCTCAAGGTGGGTGGCGCGTTCCACTCCCCGCTCATGGAAAGCGCCCGTGCAGAACTCGCCCAGGCCATCGAGGCCACCGAGTTCCACAAGCCGAACTGCCCCGTATACCAGAACGTGGATGCCAAGCCGCATACCGACCCCGCCGAGATCAAGGCCAATCTGTTGACCCAGTTGACCTCCCCCGTGCGCTGGACACAGAGCGTGCAGAACATGATCAAAGACGGCGCAACCGAATTCAAGGAACTCGGCCCCGGCCAGGTCCTTACCAAGCTCATCAAAAGAATTCAAAAATAA
- a CDS encoding SDR family NAD(P)-dependent oxidoreductase: MKVAIVTGSSKGIGKACALRLARDGYTVVVNYSSSDEAAQNTLDQIKAEGGDGMIYKANVSELAQVKQMVRDVYKAYGRIDVLVNNAGIVRDEYLLMMSPDTLDKCFDLNVKGYFYCAQQVALKMFKQKSGVIVNMSSVSSKFALAGQAVYSATKGAVNSLTQTLAKELGGYGIRVNAVAPGFINTEMIDAIPEETRKGYIEKVPLKRFGSADEVANLVSALVSDQFAYVTGQVFVMDGGLSL; the protein is encoded by the coding sequence ATGAAAGTTGCAATTGTTACGGGTTCTTCCAAGGGGATCGGGAAAGCTTGCGCATTGCGTTTGGCCCGCGACGGCTACACGGTCGTTGTGAACTATTCCAGCTCCGACGAGGCCGCCCAAAATACCTTGGACCAGATCAAGGCCGAGGGCGGTGATGGCATGATTTACAAGGCCAACGTCTCGGAACTTGCCCAAGTGAAGCAAATGGTTCGCGACGTCTACAAGGCTTACGGCCGTATCGACGTGCTTGTGAACAACGCGGGCATTGTGCGCGACGAATACCTTTTGATGATGAGCCCCGATACGCTTGACAAGTGCTTCGACCTGAACGTGAAGGGCTACTTCTACTGCGCCCAGCAGGTCGCGCTCAAGATGTTCAAGCAAAAGTCCGGCGTCATTGTGAACATGTCCTCCGTCTCTTCGAAGTTCGCACTCGCAGGGCAGGCCGTTTACAGCGCCACTAAGGGAGCCGTGAACTCGCTCACCCAGACGCTCGCCAAGGAACTTGGCGGTTATGGGATCCGTGTAAACGCGGTCGCCCCCGGTTTCATTAACACCGAGATGATAGATGCCATTCCCGAGGAGACCCGCAAGGGCTACATCGAGAAGGTCCCGCTCAAGCGCTTTGGCTCTGCCGACGAGGTGGCGAACCTCGTGTCGGCGCTGGTCTCCGACCAGTTCGCCTACGTGACCGGCCAGGTGTTCGTGATGGACGGAGGCCTCTCGCTGTAG